Proteins encoded by one window of Eremothecium cymbalariae DBVPG#7215 chromosome 1, complete sequence:
- the HEM14 gene encoding oxygen-dependent protoporphyrinogen oxidase (similar to Ashbya gossypii AAR021W) yields MTIILKKLPEKAKVLVVGGGISGLSFTYFLARLRPDINITLLEASHRCHGYINSSLSVDKQNHKVLMEKGPRTLRGASEGTSLIIDTLMDLNQKSKVYCLDPSNEANRKFLLDSNNKLIQTPNSLSTLLKFLLSTLGKGLIPGILGEPFRKKATTTSTSDETAFSLFSRRFGNKYVAENLLGALYHGIYADDIKKLSARHVSKKFYEMERDHGSFVRAMFSNKLGKSQLTPVLELYQKTFAKDPEQFLKLYQNLGKYPILGLKEGLETLPKTLLHASKAFPNVTIHTNKKVTQLGQLSNGKFEVHTEGGERFNDLDHLRLTVNPSTISNIVTQPKLSNALRLLQSNTIMLVNFYLPNKDVIKQHHGFGYLVPVSNKNPEMLLGVIFDSIVEQNYQPFFASKEPTISKGPYTKLTAMLGGHYLTDNKVESLPSTEEIINTVKRVFFTQLNISKSDLNQAHWEVSIVSDSIPKFHVGYEKWMQAVSKDVSQFYNNNISLGGMAFSSGPGVPDVFTNAFLDAQKVAQA; encoded by the coding sequence ATGACGATcatattaaaaaagctTCCTGAGAAGGCCAAGGTGTTAGTAGTTGGCGGTGGGATTAGTGGGCTATCGTTCACATATTTTTTAGCCAGATTGAGACCGGATATCAATATCACACTATTAGAGGCATCGCATAGATGTCATGGGTACATCAACTCTTCTTTAAGTGTTGATAAGCAGAATCACAAAGTTTTAATGGAAAAGGGCCCTAGGACACTTAGGGGGGCTTCTGAGGGCACTTCATTGATTATTGATACCTTGATGGATTTAAACCAGAAGAGTAAGGTATACTGTCTTGATCCGAGTAATGAGGCAAATAGGAAATTTCTTTTGGACAGTAATAACAAATTGATTCAAACTCCTAATTCACTATCAACActtttgaagtttcttCTCAGTACTTTGGGCAAGGGTTTAATACCTGGTATTTTGGGTGAACCATTCCGAAAAAAGGCTACTACTACTAGTACATCTGATGAAACTGCATTCAGCTTATTTTCCAGACGATTTGGTAACAAATATGTCGCAGAAAACTTATTGGGGGCGTTATATCATGGAATATATGctgatgatattaaaaagcTAAGTGCACGTCATGTTTCTAAGAAGTTTTACGAAATGGAGAGAGATCATGGTTCGTTCGTAAGGGCCATGTTTAGTAATAAATTAGGAAAGAGCCAATTGACCCCTGTGTTGGAATTATACCAAAAAACTTTTGCAAAGGACCCAGAGCAGTTCTTAAAGCTTTATCAGAACCTGGGGAAATATCCCATCTTGGGATTAAAGGAAGGGCTAGAAACACTTCCCAAGACTTTGCTACATGCATCCAAAGCTTTCCCAAATGTCACAATCCACACTAATAAAAAGGTAACCCAGTTGGGTCAATTATCAAACGGAAAGTTTGAAGTACACACCGAGGGTGGAGAGCGGTTTAATGACCTCGATCATCTCAGACTAACTGTAAATCCAAGCACAATCAGTAATATAGTTACTCAACCTAAATTATCCAATGCTTTGAGGCTGTTGCAATCTAACACTATCATGCTAGTGAACTTCTACCTTCCAAATAAAGATGTCATTAAACAGCACCACGGATTTGGTTATCTAGTTCCTGTTTCGAATAAAAACCCAGAGATGTTACTAGGCGTCATTTTCGATTCTATTGTAGAACAAAACTACCAGCCATTTTTTGCGTCCAAAGAGCCAACTATCAGCAAGGGCCCCTACACGAAGTTGACCGCTATGTTAGGTGGCCATTATTTGACCGACAATAAGGTAGAGAGTTTGCCATCTACAGAAGAAATCATCAACACTGTCAAACGTGTATTTTTTACACAATTAAATATCAGCAAGTCTGACTTGAACCAAGCTCACTGGGAAGTATCAATTGTCTCGGATTCTATCCCAAAATTCCACGTCGGTTATGAAAAATGGATGCAGGCGGTTTCGAAAGACGTATCGCAGTTTtataataacaatatatCCCTAGGTGGCATGGCATTTAGTTCTGGCCCGGGTGTTCCGGATGTTTTCACCAATGCATTCCTAGATGCTCAGAAAGTTGCACAAGCGTAG
- the PRP22 gene encoding DEAH-box ATP-dependent RNA helicase PRP22 (similar to Ashbya gossypii AAR020W), whose translation MSVIQKKISNILQINDSVVADFVLNIYAECNNVDTFIDKIEQLGVGISRTRIQELYQCVNQYKKDQEKDKDKESSPKDAVSELLKTELGIDDPAVVDFIVDIHSKQNSLSGFHAKLNEMDSGLSSNIIFKIYKVLKPEVSANEDEPPKTSRFTGLALPNSDLKWDDIKGTGFREPEMDPAPLEGKIYPAKVKNITSFGCFAQILGTKERYCDGLLHISELSHERPTSPHDIVSTGQDIYVKVIRIQPNGKISLSMKAVDQLTGEEIQGSRGRSMETQIKRRQLTSPERWEIRQLIQSGVASVDEYPELREEVEQLNHQPQQQEINKRSQEVEEHLELELNIEDEPKFLSGQLDRSKKPEMPIITRVPKGSLNNTAMNGSHTMLKHRKEKLAMKRDVERDLQRQKDLDDPSHKKNKIYQDQQLALTAWERDRMQEKVMYGKRTSLPIKAQREALPVFKMREKLVRAIRDHQFLVIVGETGSGKTTQITQYLDEEGFSINGLIGCTQPRRVAAVSVAKRVAEEMGTRVGCEVGYVIRFEDETSALTRIKYMTDGMLQREALLDPLMSKYSVILLDEAHERTVATDVLFGLLKQSALKRPELKVIVTSATLDSDKISKYFMNCPIIQIPGKTFPVDVVYAKTPQVDYIESALDTVMEIHINEPEGDILVFLTGQEEIDTSCEILYERVSTLGNTIQELLILPVYSALPSEIQSKIFEPTPKGSRKVIFATNIAETSITIDGIYYVVDPGFAKVNTYNPRMGMEQLVVAPISQAQANQRKGRAGRTGPGKCYRLYTESAFKNEMLRNTIPEIQRQNLEHTILMLKAMGINDLLNFEFMDPPPKSLMLSALEALYNLQALDDEGYLTKLGKRMSQFPMEPSLSKALIAAVDNGCSDEILTIISMLSVQNVFYRPKDKQRDADNKKVRFHHPYGDHLTLLNVYKRWNENNFSKNFCLDNYLHERHLKRARDVRNQLKMIFKKLAFPITSCNGDIDLIRKTLVSGFFRNAAKRDPQIGGYRTIADGTSITIHPSSSLFGKDYEYVIYHSLVLTTREYMSQVTVIDPHWLTDSAPHFYKPVDPGSDTRKKTKIVPLHNKFSKDQDSWRLSSIRQSKERALGIKR comes from the coding sequence ATGTCTGtgattcaaaagaagatatcCAATATATTACAGATAAATGACTCAGTTGTGGCAGACTTCGTTTTGAACATTTACGCCGAATGTAATAATGTTGATACATTCATAGATAAAATCGAACAACTGGGAGTTGGAATATCTCGTACTCGTATACAAGAGTTGTATCAATGTGTTAATcaatataaaaaagatcAGGAGaaagataaagataaagaaagTTCACCTAAAGATGCTGTGTCAGAACTTTTGAAGACAGAGTTAGGTATTGATGACCCCgctgttgttgattttataGTCGATATTCATTCCAAACAAAACAGTTTAAGTGGGTTCCATGCGAAGCTGAATGAAATGGATAGCGGGTTAAGTTccaatattatatttaagatttacaaagttttaaaacccGAAGTGTCTGCAAACGAAGATGAGCCTCCAAAGACCAGTCGTTTTACAGGGCTTGCTTTACCTAATAGCGATCTTAAATGGGATGATATAAAAGGGACAGGGTTTCGTGAACCAGAAATGGATCCTGCTCCTTTAGAGGGAAAGATATACCCAGCAAAAGTGAAGAACATCACTTCATTTGGATGTTTTGCTCAGATACTTGGCACTAAAGAGAGATATTGCGATGGCCTTCTTCACATATCTGAGTTAAGTCACGAAAGACCCACATCTCCGCATGATATCGTCAGCACTGGCCAAGATATTTATGTTAAAGTTATTCGAATACAGCCAAATGGGAAAATTTCACTCAGTATGAAGGCTGTGGATCAGCTTACAGGCGAAGAGATCCAAGGAAGTCGTGGCCGCAGTATGGAAACGCAGATCAAGAGACGCCAACTCACATCACCAGAGAGATGGGAGATTAGACAATTGATCCAAAGTGGTGTAGCATCTGTAGATGAATACCCAGAGTTGAGGGAAGAGGTAGAGCAACTAAACCAtcaaccacaacaacaagaaattaataaaagatCTCAGGAGGTTGAAGAACATCTAGAACTAGAGTTAAATATAGAAGATGAGCCTAAATTTCTGTCTGGACAACTAGATAGATCCAAAAAACCTGAAATGCCAATAATTACTAGAGTTCCAAAGGGGTCCTTAAACAATACAGCAATGAATGGGTCACATACAATGTTGAAACATAGAAAGGAGAAGTTGGCTATGAAAAGGGATGTTGAAAGGGATCTGCAACGCCAAAAAGATCTAGATGATCCTTCCcataaaaagaataaaatatatcaggATCAGCAGCTTGCTCTCACAGCTTGGGAGAGAGACCGGATGCAAGAGAAAGTCATGTATGGGAAAAGGACAAGCTTACCGATAAAGGCTCAAAGAGAGGCACTTCCAGTGTTTAAAATGCGAGAAAAACTAGTCAGGGCAATTAGAGATCATCAATTTCTGGTCATTGTAGGTGAAACTGGTTCAGGTAAAACCACACAAATTACCCAATATTTGGACGAAGAAGGTTTTAGTATTAACGGACTTATTGGTTGTACACAACCTCGTCGTGTTGCCGCTGTATCAGTAGCAAAGAGAGTTGCGGAAGAAATGGGCACTAGGGTTGGCTGTGAAGTTGGTTATGTTATAAGATTCGAAGACGAAACATCAGCCCTGACTAggataaaatatatgacGGATGGTATGTTGCAAAGGGAGGCGTTACTTGATCCATTAATGTCCAAATATTCTGTTATATTGTTGGATGAAGCCCATGAGCGTACTGTGGCTACTGACGTATTGTTTGGGTTATTAAAGCAATCTGCGCTAAAACGCCCTGAACTAAAAGTTATCGTTACCTCCGCTACTCTAGATTCTGACAAAATTTCGAAGTACTTTATGAATTGCCCAATCATTCAAATTCCTGGAAAGACCTTCCCAGTTGATGTTGTGTACGCAAAAACTCCTCAGGTGGACTACATTGAGAGTGCATTAGATACTGTGATGGAGATTCACATTAATGAACCTGAAGGTGATATTCTGGTATTTTTAACTGGTCAGGAAGAAATTGACACTTCTTGTGAAATCTTATATGAGCGCGTCAGCACTTTAGGCAATACAATACAGGAGTTATTAATATTGCCTGTATATTCAGCGCTTCCTAGTGAAATCCAATCAAAGATCTTTGAACCAACACCCAAAGGTTCGAGAAAGGTGATCTTTGCTACCAATATTGCTGAAACTTCCATCACAATCGATGGTATATATTATGTCGTAGATCCAGGATTTGCGAAGGTAAACACTTATAACCCTAGAATGGGTATGGAACAGTTAGTGGTAGCCCCAATATCACAAGCACAAGCTAATCAACGTAAAGGAAGAGCAGGCAGAACAGGGCCAGGAAAATGCTATCGTTTGTACACAGAGAGTgcttttaaaaatgaaatgtTACGAAATACAATTCCTGAAATTCAAAGACAAAATTTAGAACATACTATTTTGATGTTAAAGGCCATGGGTATTAATGACTTACTGAATTTTGAGTTTATGGATCCACCGCCGAAATCGTTAATGTTAAGCGCCCTGGAGGCATTATACAACTTGCAAGctttagatgatgaagggtatttaacaaaattagGCAAGCGCATGTCACAGTTCCCCATGGAACCTTCTTTATCAAAGGCTCTCATTGCAGCAGTGGATAACGGATGCTCTGATGAAATATTGACCATTATTTCAATGCTATCTGTTCAAAACGTTTTCTATAGACCAAAGGATAAACAAAGGGATGCAGATAACAAAAAGGTTCGATTCCATCACCCATACGGCGACCATTTGACCCTTCTAAATGTATACAAACGTTGGAACGAAAACAACTTTTCGAAGAATTTCTGTCTGGATAATTACTTGCATGAACGTCATTTAAAGCGCGCAAGAGATGTTAGAAATCAactaaaaatgatattcaagaagttaGCCTTTCCGATAACAAGTTGCAACGGTGATATAGACCTAATAAGGAAAACTCTCGTATCTGGATTTTTTAGGAATGCCGCAAAAAGAGATCCTCAGATTGGTGGGTATAGGACTATAGCGGATGGTACATCCATTACAATCCATCCTTCCAGCTCGCtatttggaaaagattACGAATACGTAATTTATCATAGTTTGGTCCTTACAACGAGAGAATACATGTCCCAAGTAACCGTCATTGATCCCCATTGGCTAACGGATAGTGCGCCTCACTTTTACAAACCTGTAGATCCTGGAAGTGACACTAGAAAGAAAACGAAAATTGTCCCACTACATAATAAGTTTTCGAAGGATCAAGATTCATGGAGATTGAGTTCAATTAGGCAATCAAAGGAAAGAGCATTGGGAATTAAAAGGTAG